In Sphaerisporangium krabiense, the DNA window GACGAGCACCGCGCCCAGCCGCGCGTGGTGTCGATCTCCCAGAGCACCGAGCTCGGCACGCTCTACACGCCCGAGGAGATCGCCGCCGTCGCCGTGCACTGCCACGACCTCGGCATGCTGCTCCACCTGGACGGGGCCCGCCTGACCAACGCCGCCGCCGCCCTGGACGTGCCGCTGCGCGCGCTCACCACCGACGCCGGCGTGGACGTGCTGTCCTTCGGCGGCACCAAGGCCGGCTTGATGTTCGGCGAGGTCGTGGTCGTGCTCGACCCCGCGGCCGTGCGGGGGCTGGTCTACCTGCGCAAGACCGCGATGCAGCTCGCCTCGAAGATGCGCTTCGTCTCGGTGCAGTTCGAGGCGCTGCTCGCGGGCGACCTGTGGCTGCGCAACGCGAGGAACGCCAACGCCATGGCGGCCCGGCTGGCGGCGGCCGTGCGCGAGGTGCCCGGGGTGACCGTCACCCGGGAGGTCCGGGCCAACGCCGTCTTCGCCGTGCTGCCGCGCGACGTCGCCGACCGCCTGCGCAAGCGCTTCCGCTTCTACACCTGGGACGAGTCCACGGGCGAGGTGCGCTGGATGACCGCCTTCGACACCACCGAGGCGGACGTGGACGCCTTCGCCGCCGCGCTCGCCGAGGAGATGGCCCAGCGCTGAGAGCGCCCCCGGCCCGTGGTCAGTTGAGGATCGAGGGGTACGGCTTGGCGCCGCGCGCCTGGAGCAGGTCGGTCATGTAGTTGATCTCGCTGTCCTGGGTGTCCACGATGCTCTGCGCGATCGTGCGGACCTCGGGACGCTTGGACAGGTTCAGCGCGGCCCTGGCCATCTGCACGCCGCCCTCGTGGTGACGGATCATGAGCTGCAGGAACAGGATCTCGGCGTCCTTGCCCCCGGCGGCCTGCAGCTTCTTCATCTCCTGGTCGCTCGCCATGCCCGGCATCGTGGCGGGCGTGCCGGGCGCCGCGTGCCCGTGGCCGGCCATCCACGCCATCGACGGCCTGGTGGTCGCCTGGGTCAGGCCCCACTGCTGGAGCCATCCCATGAAGATGCCGCGCTGGGCCGTCTGCGTGGTGATGATGTCGTAGGTCAGGCCCCGCAGTGCCGTGTCCTTGGTCTTGTCGTCCACCGCGAAGCTCATCTCCGCCGCCTGCGCGTGGTGGACCGCCATGTCGCGGGCGAACCCCGCCTCGGCGGAGGCGTCTCCGGGGGGGCCGGACCTGCCCGTGATCAGCAGCATCGCCGCGACCGTGGCGAGGCAGGTGATGACCGCCACGAGGATCACACGCGTTCGTATGGTTGCCATTGCCAGCCAGAGTAGTGATTGTCAGGGCGCTTGAGCGCAAACCTTATTACCCACCCACTATCCTCCACATAAGTATCGGAGCTTGAGCATTCAAGGGTCATGAACAGCCGTTGGAGGACTGATGGCCAAGGAGAGGACGCAGGCACGGCGAGAGCAACTCGCCCAGCTGCGTGCCGCGCAGAAGCGCAAGGAGCGGCGCACGGCGACGCTCATGTGGGGAGCGGGGGCCTTCGTCATCGTCCTGCTGATCGGCCTGGTCGGCTGGTACGTCATCAAGGACCGGGCCGCGACCTCGCTCGACGGCGTCAAGAGCTTCACCTACAAGAACGGCGAGCACACGCTGATCAAGGTGAACTACAAGGAGAACCCGCCCGTCGGCGGTGAGCACAACCCGACCTGGCAGCAGTGCGGCGTCTACGACGAGACCCTCAACAACGAGAACGCCGTGCACTCCATGGAGCACGGCGCGGTGTGGATCACCTACCGGCCCGACCTCGCCAAGGACCAGGTCGAGAAGCTCAAGGCCCTGGTCACCACCGACTACCTGCTGCTCAGCCCCTATCCGGGCCTCAAGGCGCCCGTGGTGGCCAGCTCCTGGAACCACCAGCTGGAGCTCACGGGCGCCGACGACCCCAAGCTGAGCAGGTACATCACCAAGTACAAGCAGAACCCCGAGACCACGCCCGAGTACGGCGCCACCTGCACCGGCAAGGGCAGCACCCCCGACACGGCCTCGCAGAACCCGATCCCGACCGTGAGCCCGAGCGCCGCTCCGAGCCCGGGCGCGAGTTCGATGCCGCAGGCGTCGCCCTCCTCCTGAGTCCCGGGGCCCCGCCCCGCGTCAGCGCAGTATGGCGGACGGGTCCACGGCCTCCAGGCCGTGGGCCTCGCCGACGGGAAGGCTGGTGAGGACCCCCGCGTGCGTGTTCAGCCCGAGCCCGAGCGCCTGGTCGTCGCGCAGCGCGTCCCGCCAGCCCTTGTCGGCGATCGCCAGGACGTAGGGCAGGGTGACGTTGGTCAGCGCGTACGTGGAGGTCGTCGGCACCGCGCCCGGCATGTTCGCCACGCAGTAGAACACCGTCTCGTGCACCCGGTAGGTCGGGTGCGCGTGCGTGGTGGGACGGGAGTCCTCGAAGCAGCCGCCCTGGTCGATCGAGATGTCCACCAGCACGGCCCCCTCCTTCATCCGCGAGACGAGGTCGTTGGTGACCAGCTTCGGCGCCCGTGCCCCCGGCACGAGCACGGCCCCGATGACCATGTCGGCGTCCAGCACGGCGCGCTCGATCTCGTAGGCGTTGGACGCGACGGTCCGCAGGTGCCCCCGGTAGATCGTGTCGATCTGACGCAGCCGCTCCATGTTCTTGTCCAGCAGCAGCACCTCGGCCTGCATGCCGAGCGCGATGGTCGCCGCGTTCATGCCGGTCACCCCGGCGCCCAGCACGACCACCTTGGCCGGGTACACCCCCGGCACGCCCCCCATGAGCACCCCTCTGCCGCCGCCCTGCCGCATCAGGTGGTAGGCCCCCACCTGCGGGGCGAGGCGCCCGGCCACCTCCGACATGGGCGCGAGCAGCGGCAGCGCGCCGCTCGGGAGCTGCACGGT includes these proteins:
- a CDS encoding DUF305 domain-containing protein, whose product is MATIRTRVILVAVITCLATVAAMLLITGRSGPPGDASAEAGFARDMAVHHAQAAEMSFAVDDKTKDTALRGLTYDIITTQTAQRGIFMGWLQQWGLTQATTRPSMAWMAGHGHAAPGTPATMPGMASDQEMKKLQAAGGKDAEILFLQLMIRHHEGGVQMARAALNLSKRPEVRTIAQSIVDTQDSEINYMTDLLQARGAKPYPSILN
- the ald gene encoding alanine dehydrogenase, translating into MRVGVPREVKDQEHRVALTPAGANELVRHGHQVFVEQGAGEGSSIHDGDFRAAGATILGSAEEVWSEGDLILKVKEPVPGEYSMLREGQVLFTYLHLAASRKLTLAMVESGVTGIAYETVQLPSGALPLLAPMSEVAGRLAPQVGAYHLMRQGGGRGVLMGGVPGVYPAKVVVLGAGVTGMNAATIALGMQAEVLLLDKNMERLRQIDTIYRGHLRTVASNAYEIERAVLDADMVIGAVLVPGARAPKLVTNDLVSRMKEGAVLVDISIDQGGCFEDSRPTTHAHPTYRVHETVFYCVANMPGAVPTTSTYALTNVTLPYVLAIADKGWRDALRDDQALGLGLNTHAGVLTSLPVGEAHGLEAVDPSAILR
- a CDS encoding threonine aldolase family protein, with protein sequence MGPHLVTQARRHHDPAVKGFASDNYAGVHPEVLEALALANGGHQVAYGEDAYTAHLQEVFRRHFGERAEAWPVFNGTGANVVGLRAMTAPWEAVVCAETAHVNTDEGGAPERTAGLKLLTVPTPDGKLTPALIDRQAWGFGDEHRAQPRVVSISQSTELGTLYTPEEIAAVAVHCHDLGMLLHLDGARLTNAAAALDVPLRALTTDAGVDVLSFGGTKAGLMFGEVVVVLDPAAVRGLVYLRKTAMQLASKMRFVSVQFEALLAGDLWLRNARNANAMAARLAAAVREVPGVTVTREVRANAVFAVLPRDVADRLRKRFRFYTWDESTGEVRWMTAFDTTEADVDAFAAALAEEMAQR
- a CDS encoding DUF3105 domain-containing protein yields the protein MAKERTQARREQLAQLRAAQKRKERRTATLMWGAGAFVIVLLIGLVGWYVIKDRAATSLDGVKSFTYKNGEHTLIKVNYKENPPVGGEHNPTWQQCGVYDETLNNENAVHSMEHGAVWITYRPDLAKDQVEKLKALVTTDYLLLSPYPGLKAPVVASSWNHQLELTGADDPKLSRYITKYKQNPETTPEYGATCTGKGSTPDTASQNPIPTVSPSAAPSPGASSMPQASPSS